A genomic window from Mesosutterella faecium includes:
- a CDS encoding lysophospholipid acyltransferase family protein, producing the protein MRFVLWLISVIPLCILHPIGGFLGEVVWRCAPRFRRRMNENLRQAGYQPEAMAREVSRQLGMQAIESGWIWKRPHRELMQYVKATEQADRLIADALASGRPVLFMTPHIGCFEITPVWLAQRHLQAEGRYMAILYRTPRKAILRPAVQKGRETPGIVPAPADLKGVRELVRAFRDGQIVGVLPDQVPSKGEGVWADFWGRKAYTMTLPLKLARQFNAIRIVAWGRRVPGRGWVIDARRWEGDLTGDLNKDAAAMNRALEGVIRRIPEQYLWSYNRYKCPSGVQRPPQESEARHG; encoded by the coding sequence ATGCGCTTTGTGCTCTGGCTTATCTCCGTCATTCCTTTATGCATCCTCCACCCGATAGGCGGTTTTCTGGGGGAGGTGGTCTGGCGCTGCGCTCCGAGATTCCGCCGGAGAATGAACGAAAACCTCAGGCAGGCAGGCTACCAGCCCGAGGCGATGGCCCGCGAGGTGAGCCGGCAGCTGGGAATGCAGGCCATTGAGTCGGGCTGGATATGGAAGCGCCCTCACCGGGAGCTCATGCAGTACGTGAAGGCGACCGAGCAGGCCGACCGCCTCATTGCCGATGCGCTCGCCAGCGGCCGCCCGGTTCTGTTTATGACCCCGCACATCGGCTGCTTTGAAATCACTCCGGTGTGGCTTGCGCAAAGGCACCTTCAGGCCGAAGGGCGCTATATGGCCATCCTGTACCGTACGCCGCGCAAGGCCATTCTCCGCCCGGCGGTGCAAAAGGGCCGGGAGACTCCGGGAATCGTGCCGGCTCCGGCCGATCTCAAGGGCGTTCGGGAGCTGGTGCGCGCCTTCAGGGATGGACAGATCGTGGGTGTTCTTCCCGATCAGGTCCCTTCGAAGGGGGAAGGCGTGTGGGCGGATTTCTGGGGCAGGAAGGCTTATACGATGACGCTGCCGCTCAAATTGGCCCGGCAGTTCAATGCCATCCGAATCGTAGCCTGGGGGCGGCGCGTCCCCGGCAGGGGCTGGGTGATCGACGCGCGCCGCTGGGAGGGAGACCTGACGGGCGACCTGAACAAGGACGCCGCGGCGATGAACAGGGCTCTCGAAGGAGTGATCCGCCGGATTCCGGAACAGTACCTGTGGAGCTACAACCGCTACAAATGCCCCTCGGGGGTGCAGAGGCCGCCGCAGGAAAGTGAGGCTCGCCATGGATAA
- a CDS encoding CobW family GTP-binding protein, with protein sequence MSDAFFDSLIPVTIVTGFLGAGKTTLLNRILHEDHKHRIAVIENEFGEAGIDDELLVHSEAEQIVSMNNGCICCTIRGDLSRILTDLRRKKERGEAKFDWVVIETTGIADPGPVAQTFFMDDVVAAYYRLDGVITVVDALNGGATLDKQPEAQSQVGFADRILVSKTDLVDAAKAKDLEGRLRQMNPHAEIREVNMGDCPVDVVINIKGFNMSDVLNVAPDFLTGAHHHHHSDEIGSFLYQSDRPFDPQRFEHYFMSLVNVYGPDLLRYKGILYLQGADRRVVLQGVHMVAGTQAFGPWEGKPATQLVFIGRNLPKEALIKGLDACLC encoded by the coding sequence ATGTCGGACGCTTTTTTCGATTCCTTGATTCCTGTAACCATCGTGACAGGCTTTCTTGGCGCGGGCAAGACCACGCTGCTCAACCGCATTCTGCACGAAGACCACAAGCACAGGATCGCCGTCATTGAAAACGAGTTCGGTGAAGCGGGCATCGATGATGAACTGCTGGTGCACAGCGAGGCCGAGCAGATCGTTTCCATGAACAACGGGTGCATCTGCTGCACCATCCGCGGGGACCTTTCCCGCATTCTGACGGATCTTCGCCGCAAAAAGGAGCGCGGGGAGGCCAAGTTCGACTGGGTGGTCATCGAAACGACCGGAATCGCCGACCCTGGTCCCGTTGCCCAGACGTTTTTTATGGACGACGTGGTGGCCGCTTACTACCGGCTCGACGGAGTCATCACTGTGGTTGATGCCCTGAACGGCGGGGCTACGCTCGACAAGCAGCCGGAGGCGCAGTCCCAGGTGGGCTTTGCCGACAGGATTCTCGTGAGCAAGACGGACCTGGTGGACGCCGCCAAGGCAAAGGACCTGGAGGGACGGCTGCGCCAGATGAACCCCCATGCGGAGATCCGCGAGGTCAACATGGGCGACTGCCCGGTCGACGTGGTGATCAACATTAAGGGCTTCAACATGAGCGATGTGCTCAACGTGGCACCGGATTTCCTCACCGGGGCCCACCATCACCACCACAGCGATGAGATCGGCTCGTTTCTTTATCAGTCGGACCGGCCGTTCGATCCCCAGCGCTTTGAGCACTACTTCATGTCGCTCGTGAATGTCTACGGGCCGGATCTGCTGCGCTACAAGGGCATTCTCTATCTCCAGGGCGCAGACCGCCGGGTCGTCCTTCAGGGCGTGCACATGGTGGCCGGCACCCAGGCCTTCGGGCCCTGGGAAGGCAAGCCGGCGACCCAGCTCGTCTTTATTGGAAGGAATCTCCCGAAAGAGGCGCTCATCAAGGGTTTGGACGCCTGCCTGTGCTGA
- the sppA gene encoding signal peptide peptidase SppA encodes MLRLLKALYRGIDTARRAAANLLFLLVLLAIAAVVWLAFSTPGIPSGTILEIPLNGSLVMSSSTLSTGRSVVSKVMGQSVEETTISDVTEALDLAARDPRIRAVVLRLDGLASAGPASVQEIGDALQRFRKTGRKVYAWADTYSQARWAIASSADETYMSPMGEVKLRGLESSGLYWGRLIDRLGITVSVVKAGAYKSAPEAYTRSGPSPEAVEAQRSWMGDEWEQLAGLMESARGMPAGAVHRWISGYLELLRQHNGDAAQAAADARMITALSSWSDLRSRLAGKSCVKDGCEDAFTGFDQYLLAASGSAASDSKIGVVTLEGEITEGPVGTGKASSQSLVPLIQAAQADSSLKALIIQINSPGGSAVAAEQIREALKGFRSTGRPVVAYFGDMAASGGYWVSTAADKVVSSPLSITGSIGVFGIMPSFEKVLDRLGVGVSAMKTEEKGGEASLIARPGPDELQAAQLQVDNTYAKFLARVAEARGMTTAAVDKVGQGRVWTGRQAKQRGLVDELGNFGAAVAEASKLAGIKGDAELKYLQPAATQSIADMMLSGAQGSAAPSWLKGALEFLRAGSSTMDAAARGRTVEVRAQTPWEPRL; translated from the coding sequence ATGCTTCGTCTGCTCAAAGCGCTTTACCGGGGGATTGATACGGCCCGCCGGGCGGCTGCCAATCTGCTGTTCCTTCTGGTCTTGCTGGCGATCGCCGCGGTGGTCTGGCTTGCTTTTTCTACGCCGGGAATTCCCTCGGGCACCATTCTGGAGATCCCCTTGAACGGCTCTCTTGTAATGTCTTCCTCGACGCTGAGCACGGGGCGAAGCGTAGTTTCAAAGGTCATGGGCCAGAGCGTGGAAGAAACCACCATTTCCGACGTGACCGAAGCCCTTGACCTCGCGGCCCGGGACCCGCGGATCCGGGCGGTTGTGCTCCGGCTCGACGGCCTTGCCTCCGCCGGTCCGGCGTCCGTGCAGGAAATCGGCGATGCCCTCCAGCGGTTTCGGAAAACCGGACGGAAGGTTTACGCCTGGGCGGACACCTACAGCCAGGCGCGCTGGGCGATAGCCTCGAGCGCTGATGAGACTTACATGAGTCCCATGGGGGAGGTGAAGCTCCGGGGACTGGAGTCTTCCGGCCTGTACTGGGGGCGGCTTATCGACCGGCTGGGGATCACGGTAAGTGTCGTGAAGGCGGGCGCCTACAAAAGCGCCCCCGAGGCCTATACGCGTTCAGGCCCGAGCCCAGAGGCGGTTGAAGCCCAGCGCTCTTGGATGGGGGACGAATGGGAGCAACTCGCCGGCCTGATGGAATCGGCCAGGGGGATGCCTGCCGGTGCAGTCCACCGCTGGATTTCCGGGTACCTGGAGCTGTTGCGCCAGCACAACGGCGACGCGGCTCAGGCTGCTGCCGATGCCCGGATGATCACGGCGCTGTCGAGCTGGAGCGATCTCCGGAGCCGGCTGGCCGGGAAGTCGTGTGTGAAGGACGGCTGCGAGGACGCTTTCACCGGCTTTGACCAGTACCTGCTCGCCGCTTCCGGCAGCGCTGCTTCCGATTCTAAAATCGGCGTCGTGACCCTGGAGGGCGAAATCACCGAAGGCCCGGTCGGGACAGGCAAGGCGAGTTCCCAGAGCCTTGTGCCCCTGATTCAGGCCGCTCAGGCCGACAGCAGCCTCAAGGCTCTGATCATCCAGATCAATTCTCCAGGGGGCAGCGCAGTGGCTGCGGAGCAGATCCGCGAGGCCCTGAAGGGATTCCGCTCAACCGGACGCCCGGTCGTCGCTTATTTCGGGGACATGGCGGCCTCGGGCGGCTACTGGGTCTCGACCGCGGCAGACAAGGTGGTCTCCAGCCCGCTCAGCATCACGGGCTCCATCGGCGTGTTCGGGATCATGCCTTCCTTTGAGAAAGTGCTTGACCGCCTTGGCGTGGGCGTTTCTGCCATGAAGACGGAAGAAAAGGGCGGCGAGGCCTCGCTGATCGCTCGGCCCGGGCCCGATGAGCTGCAGGCCGCGCAGCTGCAGGTCGACAACACTTACGCCAAGTTCCTTGCAAGGGTCGCCGAAGCCCGCGGCATGACCACGGCCGCTGTTGACAAAGTCGGGCAGGGGCGGGTCTGGACAGGGCGCCAGGCGAAGCAGCGGGGGCTGGTGGACGAGCTGGGCAACTTTGGCGCAGCCGTGGCAGAGGCCTCGAAGCTGGCGGGCATTAAAGGAGACGCAGAGTTGAAGTATCTGCAACCCGCCGCCACCCAGAGCATCGCCGATATGATGCTCTCCGGCGCACAGGGCAGCGCCGCGCCGTCCTGGCTGAAAGGCGCACTGGAGTTTCTGCGCGCGGGTTCAAGCACGATGGATGCGGCGGCCCGGGGCCGCACGGTCGAAGTCAGGGCGCAGACGCCCTGGGAGCCCAGGCTGTAA
- a CDS encoding lysophospholipid acyltransferase family protein, which produces MDKFYFYTAKLCIRLLCLLSGTSLRTRAALGKLLGNVLWLAVPKRRHIALTNLKLCMPELSEKQRRDLARRTYENAGRAALDHAVLWKGSREEVQRLVRFEGLELVTDPANRPLIVVSPHFLGLEAAGIAFNTYVRGVSLYQKQANAAWDEACLKGRLRFSNPVLIPKSGHSDLRPVIRAMRQGLPFYYLPDMDHGRKNSVFVPFFGVQAATIPMVSRLARLTGAAVLWCVAEMTAEGYTVHLKRMEGFPTRDYVADTARINRELEGWIRRFPDQYLWTHRRFKTRPEGEPSVY; this is translated from the coding sequence ATGGATAAGTTTTATTTTTACACAGCGAAGCTGTGCATCCGGCTGCTGTGCCTGCTGTCGGGCACTTCCTTGAGGACGCGCGCGGCGCTCGGAAAGCTTTTGGGAAATGTGCTGTGGCTTGCAGTCCCGAAGAGAAGGCATATCGCGCTCACCAACCTGAAGCTGTGCATGCCCGAGCTCTCCGAGAAGCAAAGGCGGGACCTGGCCCGCAGGACTTATGAGAATGCCGGCCGGGCGGCGCTGGATCACGCAGTCTTATGGAAAGGCTCGCGCGAGGAAGTGCAGCGCCTGGTCCGCTTCGAGGGCCTGGAGCTTGTGACAGACCCGGCCAACCGGCCGCTGATCGTTGTCTCGCCGCATTTTCTTGGGCTCGAGGCGGCGGGGATAGCTTTTAATACTTATGTCCGCGGCGTCTCCCTGTATCAGAAGCAGGCCAACGCAGCATGGGACGAAGCCTGCCTGAAGGGCAGGCTTCGCTTCAGCAACCCCGTGCTGATTCCCAAAAGCGGGCATTCGGATCTGAGGCCGGTCATTCGTGCGATGCGCCAGGGTCTTCCCTTTTATTACCTTCCGGACATGGATCACGGCAGGAAGAACTCCGTTTTCGTCCCCTTCTTCGGAGTCCAGGCGGCCACCATTCCCATGGTGTCCCGGCTGGCGAGACTCACCGGGGCAGCCGTTTTGTGGTGCGTGGCCGAGATGACCGCCGAGGGCTACACGGTGCACCTGAAGAGAATGGAAGGGTTCCCGACGCGCGATTACGTGGCGGACACCGCCAGAATCAACCGCGAGCTGGAAGGCTGGATCCGCAGGTTTCCTGATCAGTACCTCTGGACGCACAGAAGGTTTAAAACGAGACCGGAAGGAGAGCCTTCCGTCTATTAA
- a CDS encoding HesA/MoeB/ThiF family protein yields the protein MMQEKEKERYLRQMAVKEWGEKGQEAMKKSTFLIIGAGGLGCPAAQTLAASGAGRLLLVDGDVVETNNLSRQFLHTAERLGMNKAESAALALRALNPYVQIETIPQRVDEEALRPLVRRADVVLDCCDNSATRHAVNRVCHDERKPLVTAGCIRAMGQISVFDFRTQSEPCYACSFPKDSEQDLKASSLGVLTILTTLMGTLEAAEAAKLVTGAGSVLTSRLLLVDLLHGDFQTLALTPDPDCPVCGRRRSGSAGPS from the coding sequence ATGATGCAGGAAAAGGAAAAAGAGCGCTACCTCCGCCAGATGGCCGTAAAAGAATGGGGAGAAAAAGGACAGGAGGCCATGAAGAAGTCCACGTTTCTCATCATCGGGGCGGGCGGACTCGGCTGTCCAGCCGCCCAGACCCTGGCTGCATCGGGAGCCGGCAGGCTGCTGCTGGTCGACGGGGACGTGGTGGAAACGAACAACCTCTCGCGGCAGTTTCTGCACACCGCAGAAAGGCTTGGGATGAACAAGGCTGAAAGCGCCGCCCTCGCGCTGCGCGCTCTCAATCCCTACGTTCAAATAGAAACGATTCCGCAACGGGTGGACGAAGAAGCACTGAGACCCCTTGTGCGCAGGGCCGACGTCGTACTCGACTGCTGTGACAACTCAGCCACCCGGCACGCCGTCAACCGGGTCTGTCACGATGAGCGCAAGCCCCTGGTCACGGCCGGGTGCATCCGGGCAATGGGCCAGATCAGCGTCTTTGACTTCAGAACCCAGAGCGAGCCCTGCTACGCCTGCTCCTTCCCGAAGGACTCAGAGCAGGACCTGAAGGCCTCCAGCCTGGGGGTGCTCACGATCCTCACGACCCTCATGGGGACCCTCGAGGCCGCCGAAGCCGCCAAGCTTGTGACGGGCGCAGGCAGCGTCCTGACGAGCCGGCTGCTGCTCGTGGACCTTCTGCACGGAGACTTTCAGACCCTTGCGCTGACTCCTGATCCCGACTGTCCGGTCTGCGGCCGGCGCCGCAGCGGCTCCGCCGGTCCCTCCTGA
- the dksA gene encoding RNA polymerase-binding protein DksA, which produces MATKKKIITEQELLSMSDDDYMNEAQLDFFRARLQAMESELRHNAGQTTESMRQTQTATDPNDRATIEEEHALELRTRDRERKLLKKVQAALKRIDDGEYGWCAETGEPIGIARLLARPTATLSLEAQQRREIKQKMYND; this is translated from the coding sequence ATGGCAACAAAAAAGAAGATCATCACCGAACAAGAGCTTCTCAGTATGTCAGACGATGACTACATGAATGAAGCGCAGCTTGATTTCTTTCGCGCCCGGCTGCAGGCAATGGAAAGTGAGCTTCGCCATAATGCGGGCCAAACTACTGAAAGCATGCGGCAGACCCAGACTGCGACCGACCCCAATGACCGGGCTACCATCGAGGAAGAGCATGCACTGGAGCTGCGGACGCGGGATCGTGAGCGCAAGCTGCTGAAGAAAGTCCAGGCAGCTCTCAAGCGCATCGATGACGGCGAGTACGGCTGGTGCGCCGAAACCGGAGAGCCCATTGGCATCGCCCGGCTTCTTGCGCGCCCGACTGCCACACTGTCGCTGGAAGCCCAGCAGCGCCGCGAAATCAAGCAGAAGATGTACAACGACTGA
- a CDS encoding S41 family peptidase: MKFPFKIKMITLGIAAGLALTVGVDAWADKASPDENSALPLQEIRQFTDIFGAIKSYYVDPVGDKKLLEQAVTGMVAGLDPHSAYLDPESFKDLQEGTEGEFGGLGIEVTKDGRNGVQVVSPIDDTPAAKAGIRAGDLIVKLDGQFTYDLPLSKCVKLMRGEPKTPITLQIVRKGEKKPLTIRLVRDIIKVQSVKSKELPDGLGYIRITQFQERTVADLVKALQSLSKSGHLKGLVLDLRNNPGGLLDAAVGVCSQFLPQGSLVVSTKGRTPDSNKEFLTGQKLHFNAPAGAGPEEAKTVPMVVLINPASASASEIVSGALQDHKRATLMGQRSFGKGSVQTIFPLAGSTKDSPTGIKLTTARYFTPSGRTIQATGIVPDIAVDDTPEGNYPSFNIREADLENHLTVDGAPAEKKNADDEAAPEDDFDKPAPKLTYHFGDDSDFPLQQAVHFLKGEPMTRSKPVSGRKAAKQAEATPGKAGDAAP, from the coding sequence ATGAAATTTCCATTCAAAATAAAAATGATTACCCTGGGCATCGCCGCCGGCCTTGCGCTCACGGTCGGGGTGGACGCCTGGGCGGACAAAGCCTCTCCTGACGAGAACAGCGCCCTGCCTTTGCAGGAAATCCGCCAGTTCACGGACATATTCGGGGCCATCAAATCCTACTATGTCGACCCCGTGGGGGATAAAAAACTGCTTGAGCAGGCTGTCACCGGCATGGTGGCGGGGCTGGATCCCCACTCCGCTTACCTTGATCCCGAGTCTTTCAAAGACCTGCAGGAGGGCACGGAAGGCGAGTTCGGCGGGCTGGGCATTGAGGTGACGAAGGACGGCCGCAATGGAGTGCAGGTCGTCTCGCCAATTGACGACACACCTGCGGCCAAGGCAGGAATCAGAGCGGGCGACCTGATCGTCAAGCTCGACGGCCAGTTCACTTACGACCTGCCGCTGTCCAAGTGCGTCAAACTCATGCGCGGTGAACCGAAGACCCCCATCACTCTGCAGATCGTCAGAAAGGGCGAGAAAAAGCCTCTGACCATCAGGCTTGTGCGCGACATCATCAAGGTGCAGTCCGTGAAGTCAAAGGAGCTGCCGGACGGGCTCGGCTACATCCGAATCACTCAGTTTCAGGAAAGAACCGTAGCCGATCTGGTGAAGGCCCTGCAGTCGCTTTCGAAGAGCGGCCACCTCAAGGGCCTGGTGCTCGACCTGAGAAACAACCCGGGCGGCCTGCTCGACGCAGCGGTCGGCGTCTGCTCCCAATTCCTGCCCCAAGGCTCCCTTGTGGTTTCTACGAAGGGCCGGACGCCGGACTCCAACAAGGAATTTCTCACCGGTCAGAAGCTGCACTTCAACGCTCCGGCAGGAGCAGGACCCGAGGAGGCGAAGACGGTGCCCATGGTGGTGCTGATCAATCCGGCCAGCGCTTCCGCTTCTGAAATCGTCTCCGGCGCACTCCAGGACCACAAGCGCGCCACACTCATGGGACAGCGTTCCTTCGGCAAGGGCAGCGTCCAGACCATCTTCCCTCTCGCCGGCAGCACGAAGGACAGCCCAACCGGCATCAAGCTCACGACTGCCCGTTACTTCACCCCCTCGGGCCGGACCATTCAGGCCACCGGCATCGTCCCGGACATCGCCGTCGATGACACACCGGAAGGAAATTACCCGTCCTTCAACATCCGGGAAGCCGACCTGGAGAACCACCTGACAGTGGACGGCGCCCCTGCTGAAAAAAAGAATGCGGACGACGAAGCGGCCCCGGAGGATGATTTCGACAAGCCCGCGCCCAAGCTGACGTACCACTTCGGCGATGACAGCGACTTTCCGTTGCAGCAGGCCGTCCATTTTCTGAAGGGCGAGCCGATGACCCGCTCCAAACCCGTCTCCGGCAGAAAAGCCGCCAAGCAGGCAGAGGCCACCCCCGGCAAGGCCGGCGATGCAGCCCCCTGA
- a CDS encoding class I SAM-dependent rRNA methyltransferase, with amino-acid sequence MFEVVLKKGREKSLLKRHPWVYESAVARVSGEPRPGDLVRVTAHDSRFLAWASWSPSSAIRARCWSFRADDVIDERWFEQKLRAAVGARADLASRTTAVRLVFGEADQLPGLIVDRYGDYLVCEILSAGMESRRGKLAEMLMGITGSRGVYERSDSAVRLREGLPKRAGLLCGEEPPREITVTEDGVEYGVDVRIGHKTGFYIDQRENRLLAQRLAKNFREKNGRGLRALNCFCYTGGFSLALMKGGAESVTSVDSSGEALALARENAERNGFDGQSLSWVEADVFDFLRRERESGRRYDLIVLDPPKFASSHYHVERAARAYKDISLNGLKLLSPGGHLLTFSCSGAISRELFQKIIAGAVQDAGVDAWLAGWLGAGADHPLLMTYPEGEYLKGLHLKLV; translated from the coding sequence ATGTTTGAAGTGGTGCTGAAAAAAGGGCGCGAGAAGTCCCTCCTGAAACGTCACCCCTGGGTGTACGAATCCGCCGTGGCGAGGGTTTCCGGAGAACCCCGGCCCGGGGATCTGGTCCGGGTGACGGCGCACGACAGCCGCTTTCTTGCATGGGCCTCCTGGTCTCCTTCTTCTGCCATCCGCGCCCGCTGCTGGTCTTTCCGCGCCGATGACGTGATCGACGAGCGGTGGTTTGAGCAGAAGCTGCGCGCCGCCGTCGGGGCCCGCGCCGATCTGGCCTCAAGGACGACTGCAGTTCGGCTCGTTTTCGGCGAGGCCGATCAGCTGCCGGGACTGATCGTTGACCGGTACGGGGACTATCTGGTCTGCGAGATTCTCTCTGCAGGCATGGAAAGCCGCCGCGGGAAGCTGGCTGAGATGCTCATGGGGATCACAGGCAGCCGCGGCGTGTACGAACGGTCCGATTCCGCTGTGCGGCTCCGCGAGGGGCTGCCCAAACGGGCCGGGTTGCTGTGCGGCGAAGAGCCGCCCCGGGAAATCACCGTGACAGAGGACGGCGTTGAGTACGGCGTAGATGTGCGCATCGGGCACAAAACGGGCTTTTACATTGACCAAAGGGAAAACCGCCTGCTCGCTCAAAGGCTGGCGAAGAACTTTCGGGAAAAGAACGGCAGGGGCCTGAGGGCCTTGAACTGCTTCTGCTACACCGGCGGATTTTCACTTGCCCTCATGAAGGGCGGCGCGGAAAGCGTCACTTCCGTGGACTCTTCCGGGGAGGCTCTGGCGCTTGCCCGCGAAAACGCGGAAAGAAACGGTTTTGACGGACAGTCCCTCTCGTGGGTGGAGGCCGATGTGTTTGATTTTCTGCGCAGGGAGCGAGAGTCCGGCAGGCGCTATGACCTCATTGTCCTCGACCCTCCCAAGTTTGCGTCAAGTCATTATCATGTCGAGCGGGCTGCGAGAGCCTACAAGGACATCAGTCTGAATGGACTCAAGCTTTTGTCCCCAGGCGGTCATCTCCTGACCTTTTCCTGCTCCGGAGCCATCAGCCGCGAACTGTTCCAGAAAATCATCGCCGGTGCCGTTCAGGACGCCGGCGTCGATGCCTGGCTGGCGGGATGGCTTGGAGCAGGGGCCGATCACCCGCTACTGATGACCTACCCCGAGGGCGAGTACCTGAAGGGGCTTCACCTTAAGCTGGTTTAA
- the dapF gene encoding diaminopimelate epimerase has translation MKTHFTKMQGAGNDFVVLDCTRSAFHLNADQIRFLGDRHMGVGADQILVVEKASRPDTDFRYRIFNQDGGEVEQCGNGARCFAKFVFEKGLTDKRSIRVETMKGVIEPRLCDDGRVRVNMGLPRFEPDELPFLCQGVSHLSRGTDTLWEVRAGGQDCWVSLVSMGNPHAVMVVGDVDEARVSEIGPDLENSPLFPRRVNVGFLQPLSRSSARLRVWERGAGETLACGTGACAAAVAGMRRGLFDSAVEIQARGGRLLIEWQAADGEPRPVYLTGPAAIVFEGEVDIPEAGLPAKGANHV, from the coding sequence ATGAAAACCCACTTTACAAAAATGCAGGGTGCGGGCAACGACTTCGTCGTCCTCGACTGCACCCGAAGCGCTTTTCATCTGAATGCGGATCAGATCCGCTTTTTGGGCGACCGGCACATGGGCGTCGGCGCTGACCAGATCCTGGTGGTCGAAAAGGCCTCGAGGCCGGACACGGACTTTCGCTATCGGATCTTCAACCAGGACGGGGGCGAAGTCGAGCAGTGCGGGAACGGAGCGCGCTGTTTCGCGAAGTTCGTCTTTGAAAAGGGCCTGACAGACAAGCGCTCCATCCGCGTGGAGACCATGAAGGGCGTCATCGAGCCCAGGCTCTGCGATGACGGCCGCGTCAGGGTGAACATGGGGCTTCCCCGCTTTGAGCCCGATGAGCTGCCGTTTCTCTGCCAGGGCGTATCTCACCTTTCCCGCGGGACGGATACCTTGTGGGAGGTGCGGGCCGGTGGGCAGGACTGCTGGGTCTCCCTGGTTTCCATGGGCAATCCCCACGCCGTCATGGTAGTTGGCGACGTCGATGAAGCCCGTGTGTCCGAGATCGGCCCGGATCTGGAGAACAGCCCCCTTTTCCCCAGGCGCGTAAACGTCGGCTTTCTGCAGCCGCTGAGCCGCTCGAGCGCAAGGCTGCGGGTGTGGGAAAGAGGCGCCGGCGAGACGCTGGCCTGCGGAACCGGCGCCTGCGCGGCAGCCGTGGCGGGAATGCGAAGGGGGCTGTTTGACTCTGCCGTCGAAATCCAGGCCCGCGGCGGGCGCCTCCTCATTGAGTGGCAGGCAGCGGACGGCGAGCCCCGGCCCGTTTATCTCACCGGCCCGGCGGCCATCGTTTTTGAAGGCGAGGTCGATATCCCGGAGGCCGGGCTGCCCGCCAAAGGAGCAAATCATGTTTGA